In Taeniopygia guttata chromosome Z, bTaeGut7.mat, whole genome shotgun sequence, one genomic interval encodes:
- the TMEM8B gene encoding transmembrane protein 8B isoform X2: MTSGPPVRGGAAGGARPTAAAAAAAAAAMARRGGGSGGQRLPLPLPLLLLPLLLLPPPAADGLFVTDYFTRTPRKLSPFRSFASIELFHFHIPEDTVIAVWNLITFKEQGGTFGDQCPDRSITVYFRSGAPSVINPLHTHFPRDTAVPGSFALTLTWTLPNRTTGVFNVTSPLPGDWFLAAHLPKDEGKISVKGLYEECQYLFQPQLIVQRLVNIAVLYPGHVTEQSMAPHNRSCLYKVFVPSYTSQVLVEVLRCRGAEGCPLWLRVRAKAPPLHNSTTLDCQEHTPCQLAQDLPFWQHWYYVLVEKHPGVPGTVSFQVTVQLKDCSRPSLARPPFLPSSASMNMPHSFGSAGGLALGDSPPPTSPNDTKHPVPIPVTLHTGEQCWPVRPTLRNELDTFSVHFYIFFGPNVSVPPDRPAVFVINLLPVLDSGGVLNLELRLNVSSLCGENVTVFGCLNHGVPLTSSDNTSVICETESLAGFLLSVNATASLSRLRIPYPQTGSWYLSLRSLCATEHGFEPCTNVTAEVYLRAYLSPCINDCGIYGQCKLLRTNNYLYAACECKAGWNGWGCTDNAEAFSYGFQLLSTLLLCLSNVMFVPPVAIAVRSHYLLEAAVYIFTMFFSTFYHACDQPGIVVFCIMEYDVLQFCDFLGSLMSVWVTVIAMARLQPIVKQVLYLLGAMLLSMALQMDRHGLWNLLGPSLFALGIMAVAWTARTIRRRHCYPPTWKRWAFYLCPGALIAAAAVLLYAFVETEENYFYIHSIWHLLIAGSVGFLLPPRAKPSRRLGPLPRRKGCGYQLCINEQEELGLVDPAVASINSICTS; this comes from the exons ATGACGTCAGGGCCGCCGGtgcgcggcggggcggccggAGGCGCGCGCCCCACGGcagccgcggcggcggcggcggcggcggcgatggcccggcggggcggcgggagcggcgggcaGCGCctcccgctgccgctgccgctgctgctcctgccgctcctgctcctgccgccgcccgccgccg ACGGGCTCTTTGTGACAGACTACTTCACCCGCACACCACGCAAGCTCAGCCCCTTCCGCTCCTTTGCCAGCATCGAGCTCTTCCACTTCCACATACCTGAGGACACTGTCATTGCCGTCTGGAACCTCATCACCTTCAAGGAGCAAGGTGGCACCTTTGGGGATCAATGCCCAGACCGCAGCATCACCGT GTATTTCCGCTCAGGGGCTCCCTCTGTCATTAACCCGCTGCACACGCACTTCCCCAGGGACACGGCCGTCCCTGGCTCCTTCGCACTGACCCTCACCTGGACCCTGCCCAACCGCACCACAGGCGTGTTCAATGTCACCAGCCCACTGCCCGGGGACTGGTTCCTGGCTGCCCACCTGCCCAAAGATGAGGGCAAGATCTCCGTTAAG ggaCTCTACGAGGAGTGCCAGTATCTCTTCCAGCCACAGCTCATCGTGCAGCGCCTGGTGAACATCGCTGTGCTGTACCCCGGTCATGTCACCGAGCAGAGCATGGCCCCCCACAACCGCTCCTGCCTCTACAA GGTCTTTGTGCCCAGCTACACATCGCAAGTACTCGTGGAGGTGCTGCGGTGCCGTGGGGCCGAGGGCTGTCCACTCTGGCTGCGTGTGCGGGCCAAGGCTCCCCCTCTGCACAACTCCACCACCCTGGACTGCCAGGAACACACTCCCTGCCAGCTGGCACAGGACCTGCCCTTCTGGCAGCACTGGTACTACGTGCTGGTGGAGAAACACCCTGGGGTGCCGGGCACCGTCTCCTTCCAGGTCACTGTACAGCTCAAAG ACTGTTCCCGACCCAGCCTGGCCCGGCcacccttcctgccctccagcgcCTCCATGAACATGCCCCACTCCTTTGGCTCTGCGGgtgggctggcactgggggaCAGCCCTCCACCCACCAGCCCCAACGACACGAAGCAcccagtccccatccctgtcaccTTACACACCGGAGAGCAGTGCTGGCCTGTCCGGCCCACGCTGCGGAACGAGCTGGACACCTTCTCTGTCCACTTCTACATCTTCTTTGGGCCCAACGTGTCAGTGCCGCCAGACCGCCCTGCTGTCTTCGTCATCAACCTCCTGCCAGTGCTGGACAGTGGTGGGGTGCTCAACCTGGAGCTGCGTCTCAACGTG AGCTCCCTGTGTGGTGAGAATGTGACAGTGTTTGGGTGTCTAAACCATGGAGTCCCACTGACATCCAGTGACAACACCTCGGTCATCTGTGAGACAG AGTCTCTGGCAGGCTTCCTGCTCTCCGTTAATGCCACAGCCAGCCTCAGCCGCCTGCGGATCCCCTACCCACAGACAGGCAGCTGGTACCTGAGTCTGCGCTCACTCTGTGCCACAGAGCACGG GTTTGAGCCCTGCACCAACGTGACAGCTGAGGTGTACCTGCGCGCCTACCTCTCACCCTGCATCAACGACTGCGGCATCTACGGCCAGTGCAAGCTGCTGCGCACCAACAACTACCTGTACGCTGCCTGCGAGTGCAAAGCTG GCTGGAACGGCTGGGGCTGCACGGACAACGCTGAGGCTTTCTCCTATGGCTTCCAGCTCCTCTCCACACTCTTGTTGTGCCTCAGCAATGTCATGTTTGTGCCTCCCGTGGCCATTGCTGTCCGCAGCCACTACCTCCTAGAAGCTGCTGTCTACATCTTCACCATGTTCTTCTCCACT TTTTACCATGCCTGCGACCAGCCAGGCATTGTGGTGTTCTGCATCATGGAGTATGATGTGCTGCAGTTTTGTGACTTCTTGGGCTCTCTCATGTCTGTCTGGGTCACTGTCATCGCCATGGCCCGTCTCCAGCCCATAGTCAAGCAG GTGCTGTACCTGCTAGGGGCCATGCTGCTCTCCATGGCTCTGCAGATGGACCGTCACGGGCTCTGGAACCTTCTGGGGCCCAGCCTTTTTGCTTTGGGGATAATGGCCGTCGCCTGG ACGGCTCGCACCATCCGTCGCCGCCACTGCTACCCACCGACCTGGAAGCGCTGGGCTTTCTACCTGTGCCCAGGAGCGCTGATCGCAGCGGCGGCTGTGCTGCTCTACGCCTTCGTGGAGACAGAGGAGAACTACTTCTACATCCACAGCATCTGGCACCTGCTCATTGCCGGCAGCGTCGGCTTCCTGCTGCCGCCCCGTGCCAAGCCCAGCAGGCGCCTGGGGCCCCTACCCCGGCGCAAGGGATGTGGGTACCAGCTCTGCATCAatgagcaggaggagctggggctcGTCGACCCCGCTGTGGCCTCCATCAACAGCATTTGTACCAGCTGA
- the TMEM8B gene encoding transmembrane protein 8B isoform X1 produces the protein MTSGPPVRGGAAGGARPTAAAAAAAAAAMARRGGGSGGQRLPLPLPLLLLPLLLLPPPAADGLFVTDYFTRTPRKLSPFRSFASIELFHFHIPEDTVIAVWNLITFKEQGGTFGDQCPDRSITVYFRSGAPSVINPLHTHFPRDTAVPGSFALTLTWTLPNRTTGVFNVTSPLPGDWFLAAHLPKDEGKISVKGLYEECQYLFQPQLIVQRLVNIAVLYPGHVTEQSMAPHNRSCLYKVFVPSYTSQVLVEVLRCRGAEGCPLWLRVRAKAPPLHNSTTLDCQEHTPCQLAQDLPFWQHWYYVLVEKHPGVPGTVSFQVTVQLKDCSRPSLARPPFLPSSASMNMPHSFGSAGGLALGDSPPPTSPNDTKHPVPIPVTLHTGEQCWPVRPTLRNELDTFSVHFYIFFGPNVSVPPDRPAVFVINLLPVLDSGGVLNLELRLNVSSLCGENVTVFGCLNHGVPLTSSDNTSVICETELFWPTESLAGFLLSVNATASLSRLRIPYPQTGSWYLSLRSLCATEHGFEPCTNVTAEVYLRAYLSPCINDCGIYGQCKLLRTNNYLYAACECKAGWNGWGCTDNAEAFSYGFQLLSTLLLCLSNVMFVPPVAIAVRSHYLLEAAVYIFTMFFSTFYHACDQPGIVVFCIMEYDVLQFCDFLGSLMSVWVTVIAMARLQPIVKQVLYLLGAMLLSMALQMDRHGLWNLLGPSLFALGIMAVAWTARTIRRRHCYPPTWKRWAFYLCPGALIAAAAVLLYAFVETEENYFYIHSIWHLLIAGSVGFLLPPRAKPSRRLGPLPRRKGCGYQLCINEQEELGLVDPAVASINSICTS, from the exons ATGACGTCAGGGCCGCCGGtgcgcggcggggcggccggAGGCGCGCGCCCCACGGcagccgcggcggcggcggcggcggcggcgatggcccggcggggcggcgggagcggcgggcaGCGCctcccgctgccgctgccgctgctgctcctgccgctcctgctcctgccgccgcccgccgccg ACGGGCTCTTTGTGACAGACTACTTCACCCGCACACCACGCAAGCTCAGCCCCTTCCGCTCCTTTGCCAGCATCGAGCTCTTCCACTTCCACATACCTGAGGACACTGTCATTGCCGTCTGGAACCTCATCACCTTCAAGGAGCAAGGTGGCACCTTTGGGGATCAATGCCCAGACCGCAGCATCACCGT GTATTTCCGCTCAGGGGCTCCCTCTGTCATTAACCCGCTGCACACGCACTTCCCCAGGGACACGGCCGTCCCTGGCTCCTTCGCACTGACCCTCACCTGGACCCTGCCCAACCGCACCACAGGCGTGTTCAATGTCACCAGCCCACTGCCCGGGGACTGGTTCCTGGCTGCCCACCTGCCCAAAGATGAGGGCAAGATCTCCGTTAAG ggaCTCTACGAGGAGTGCCAGTATCTCTTCCAGCCACAGCTCATCGTGCAGCGCCTGGTGAACATCGCTGTGCTGTACCCCGGTCATGTCACCGAGCAGAGCATGGCCCCCCACAACCGCTCCTGCCTCTACAA GGTCTTTGTGCCCAGCTACACATCGCAAGTACTCGTGGAGGTGCTGCGGTGCCGTGGGGCCGAGGGCTGTCCACTCTGGCTGCGTGTGCGGGCCAAGGCTCCCCCTCTGCACAACTCCACCACCCTGGACTGCCAGGAACACACTCCCTGCCAGCTGGCACAGGACCTGCCCTTCTGGCAGCACTGGTACTACGTGCTGGTGGAGAAACACCCTGGGGTGCCGGGCACCGTCTCCTTCCAGGTCACTGTACAGCTCAAAG ACTGTTCCCGACCCAGCCTGGCCCGGCcacccttcctgccctccagcgcCTCCATGAACATGCCCCACTCCTTTGGCTCTGCGGgtgggctggcactgggggaCAGCCCTCCACCCACCAGCCCCAACGACACGAAGCAcccagtccccatccctgtcaccTTACACACCGGAGAGCAGTGCTGGCCTGTCCGGCCCACGCTGCGGAACGAGCTGGACACCTTCTCTGTCCACTTCTACATCTTCTTTGGGCCCAACGTGTCAGTGCCGCCAGACCGCCCTGCTGTCTTCGTCATCAACCTCCTGCCAGTGCTGGACAGTGGTGGGGTGCTCAACCTGGAGCTGCGTCTCAACGTG AGCTCCCTGTGTGGTGAGAATGTGACAGTGTTTGGGTGTCTAAACCATGGAGTCCCACTGACATCCAGTGACAACACCTCGGTCATCTGTGAGACAG AGCTCTTCTGGCCCACAGAGTCTCTGGCAGGCTTCCTGCTCTCCGTTAATGCCACAGCCAGCCTCAGCCGCCTGCGGATCCCCTACCCACAGACAGGCAGCTGGTACCTGAGTCTGCGCTCACTCTGTGCCACAGAGCACGG GTTTGAGCCCTGCACCAACGTGACAGCTGAGGTGTACCTGCGCGCCTACCTCTCACCCTGCATCAACGACTGCGGCATCTACGGCCAGTGCAAGCTGCTGCGCACCAACAACTACCTGTACGCTGCCTGCGAGTGCAAAGCTG GCTGGAACGGCTGGGGCTGCACGGACAACGCTGAGGCTTTCTCCTATGGCTTCCAGCTCCTCTCCACACTCTTGTTGTGCCTCAGCAATGTCATGTTTGTGCCTCCCGTGGCCATTGCTGTCCGCAGCCACTACCTCCTAGAAGCTGCTGTCTACATCTTCACCATGTTCTTCTCCACT TTTTACCATGCCTGCGACCAGCCAGGCATTGTGGTGTTCTGCATCATGGAGTATGATGTGCTGCAGTTTTGTGACTTCTTGGGCTCTCTCATGTCTGTCTGGGTCACTGTCATCGCCATGGCCCGTCTCCAGCCCATAGTCAAGCAG GTGCTGTACCTGCTAGGGGCCATGCTGCTCTCCATGGCTCTGCAGATGGACCGTCACGGGCTCTGGAACCTTCTGGGGCCCAGCCTTTTTGCTTTGGGGATAATGGCCGTCGCCTGG ACGGCTCGCACCATCCGTCGCCGCCACTGCTACCCACCGACCTGGAAGCGCTGGGCTTTCTACCTGTGCCCAGGAGCGCTGATCGCAGCGGCGGCTGTGCTGCTCTACGCCTTCGTGGAGACAGAGGAGAACTACTTCTACATCCACAGCATCTGGCACCTGCTCATTGCCGGCAGCGTCGGCTTCCTGCTGCCGCCCCGTGCCAAGCCCAGCAGGCGCCTGGGGCCCCTACCCCGGCGCAAGGGATGTGGGTACCAGCTCTGCATCAatgagcaggaggagctggggctcGTCGACCCCGCTGTGGCCTCCATCAACAGCATTTGTACCAGCTGA